From the Cupriavidus necator N-1 genome, one window contains:
- a CDS encoding IS4 family transposase: MLSEQVHTALELSEPASFARLSEHLPMAWIEHALAATGTASVRRRRLPAEQVVWLVIALALYRHQSIPDVLETLDLALPNDASACVSKSGIAQARERLGDKPLLWLFEQTARAWVAQDAAHYKWKGLALYAMDGTTFRTADSPENRLHFGAQSYASGKVASYPQVRGVSLTAVPTHLVADIAFGRYGCNEMLYAKPLIERIPDDSLTIFDKGFLAAEILWGLRMGGSERHFLIPAKKNLQWELLSGSADDGIVQMKVSPQARRKNPALPETWTARAIRDEESERVLLTSLTDRRRFKAADILACYRRRWEIETSYRELKQTMLGAELTLRSRQPEGVHQEIWGALIAYNLVRLEMAKAALEARVEPTDLSFVLALRLIQGELTWAAGMAPGKLPAHLQRMRAKLQLAIVQKRRGRKCPRVVKALPKRYTVRFLRKDLN, translated from the coding sequence ATGCTATCGGAACAAGTCCACACCGCCCTTGAGCTTAGTGAGCCGGCCAGTTTTGCCCGGCTCAGCGAGCATCTGCCGATGGCATGGATCGAGCACGCGCTGGCCGCCACGGGAACAGCGTCCGTTCGCCGGCGCCGACTGCCAGCAGAGCAGGTGGTCTGGCTGGTCATCGCGCTGGCGCTCTATCGGCACCAATCGATTCCCGATGTGCTGGAGACGCTGGACCTGGCACTGCCCAACGATGCCAGCGCCTGTGTCAGCAAGAGCGGCATCGCCCAAGCCCGCGAGCGGCTTGGAGATAAGCCTTTGTTGTGGCTGTTCGAGCAGACCGCACGGGCGTGGGTGGCTCAGGATGCTGCGCACTACAAATGGAAGGGCTTGGCGCTTTACGCCATGGATGGCACCACCTTCCGCACTGCCGATAGCCCTGAGAATCGCCTGCACTTTGGCGCCCAGAGCTATGCCAGTGGCAAGGTCGCCAGCTACCCACAAGTGCGCGGTGTCTCGCTCACGGCTGTTCCTACCCATCTTGTTGCTGATATCGCATTCGGCCGTTACGGCTGCAATGAGATGCTCTATGCCAAGCCGCTTATTGAGCGGATCCCGGATGATTCGCTGACGATCTTTGACAAAGGCTTTCTGGCCGCAGAGATCCTGTGGGGATTGCGCATGGGCGGCAGCGAGCGCCACTTCCTGATCCCAGCCAAGAAGAATCTGCAGTGGGAGCTGCTCTCAGGCAGTGCGGATGATGGCATCGTTCAGATGAAGGTCTCCCCTCAGGCTCGCCGCAAGAATCCAGCCTTGCCAGAGACCTGGACAGCTCGCGCGATCCGGGACGAGGAGTCAGAGCGCGTCCTGTTGACCTCGTTGACGGACCGTCGGCGCTTCAAGGCCGCCGATATCCTTGCTTGCTACCGGCGCCGTTGGGAAATCGAAACCAGCTATCGGGAACTGAAGCAGACGATGCTCGGGGCCGAACTGACCTTGCGCAGCCGCCAGCCTGAGGGCGTGCATCAGGAAATCTGGGGGGCACTGATTGCGTACAACCTGGTACGTCTGGAGATGGCCAAGGCTGCGCTCGAGGCCCGCGTCGAGCCTACCGACCTGAGCTTTGTGCTGGCCTTGCGCCTGATACAGGGCGAACTGACCTGGGCAGCCGGCATGGCCCCAGGCAAGCTGCCGGCCCATCTGCAGCGCATGCGGGCCAAACTTCAGTTGGCGATCGTCCAAAAACGACGGGGGCGTAAGTGCCCCCGCGTGGTCAAAGCCCTGCCTAAGCGCTACACCGTTCGGTTCCTCAGAAAGGACCTTAACTGA